From a single Miscanthus floridulus cultivar M001 chromosome 8, ASM1932011v1, whole genome shotgun sequence genomic region:
- the LOC136474342 gene encoding uncharacterized protein, protein MQAPRGGGFLGKRKERDYYYPYPSVSSPSEQALLLQRQPPPPLPRPDPRGVNPDRPAVSFGAKPPLPQPGAQVGGNKLLAGYLAHEFLRCGTLLGERRLEPTRLKEKDPAPSTAPEPSRRYAEVSRLLMAGGARIPGVVNPSQLGHWLRIKE, encoded by the coding sequence ATGCAGGCGCCACGTGGCGGTGGCTTCTTGGGGAAGCGCAAGGAGCGCGACTACTACTACCCCTACCCTTCGGTGTCGTCGCCGTCGGAGCAGGCGTTGCTGCTCCAGCGGCAaccaccgccgccgctccctAGGCCCGACCCGCGTGGCGTCAATCCGGACCGCCCGGCGGTGAGCTTCGGCGCCAAGCCGCCGCTCCCTCAGCCGGGGGCCCAGGTCGGCGGCAACAAGCTGCTGGCCGGGTACCTGGCGCACGAGTTCCTGCGGTGCGGCACGCTCCTCGGCGAGCGGAGGCTCGAGCCGACTCGCCTGAAGGAGAAGGATCCCgccccctccaccgcgcccgagcCGAGCAGGCGCTACGCGGAGGTTTCGCGGCTGCTTATGGCGGGCGGGGCCCGCATCCCCGGCGTCGTCAACCCGTCGCAGCTCGGACACTGGCTCCGGATCAAGGAGTGA